Proteins from a single region of Gordonia hongkongensis:
- the uraH gene encoding hydroxyisourate hydrolase yields MTGLSTHVLDAVSGSPAVGLEVSLQDASGTELSSGSTDSDGRITAVNTEALVPGIYHLVFDTGNWFADNDIKGFYPEIDVCFEIDDPGRHHHVPILLSPFAYSTYRGS; encoded by the coding sequence ATGACCGGTCTGTCCACGCACGTCCTCGACGCGGTGTCGGGTTCACCCGCCGTCGGCCTCGAGGTGTCCCTGCAGGATGCGTCGGGGACCGAATTGTCCAGCGGCAGCACTGATTCGGACGGTCGCATCACCGCAGTGAACACCGAGGCGCTCGTCCCCGGGATCTACCATCTCGTCTTCGACACCGGTAACTGGTTCGCCGACAACGACATCAAGGGTTTCTATCCCGAGATCGACGTCTGTTTCGAGATCGACGATCCCGGGCGACATCACCACGTACCGATCCTGTTGAGCCCCTTCGCCTACTCGACGTACCGGGGTAGCTGA
- the uraD gene encoding 2-oxo-4-hydroxy-4-carboxy-5-ureidoimidazoline decarboxylase, giving the protein MRLNEMDDDEARAALRSCCASTAWVERMMLARPFGDVPAVLDAADRALAEISEDDLDEALAGHPRIGDRPDNASSAREQSGVAGSSASVLAELRDANVAYEARFGHVYLVFANGRPADELLAILRTRMTNDASTERRVLRAELAKINRARLLRMLSTEHAADEGISR; this is encoded by the coding sequence ATGCGGCTCAACGAGATGGACGACGACGAAGCCCGTGCAGCGCTGCGCAGCTGTTGCGCATCGACGGCCTGGGTCGAGCGCATGATGCTCGCGCGGCCCTTCGGCGATGTACCCGCTGTGCTCGATGCCGCCGATCGAGCACTGGCCGAGATCAGCGAGGACGACCTCGACGAGGCGCTCGCCGGGCATCCGCGGATCGGCGACCGGCCCGACAACGCCTCGTCGGCGCGCGAACAGTCCGGGGTGGCGGGCTCGTCGGCCTCGGTGCTCGCCGAGCTGAGAGACGCCAATGTCGCCTACGAGGCACGGTTCGGGCACGTCTACCTGGTCTTCGCGAACGGGCGGCCCGCCGACGAGCTGCTCGCCATCCTCCGGACGCGGATGACCAACGACGCCTCCACCGAACGCCGGGTACTGCGTGCGGAACTGGCGAAGATCAACCGCGCCCGCCTGCTCCGTATGCTGTCGACCGAGCACGCCGCCGACGAAGGGATTTCGAGATGA
- a CDS encoding nucleotidyltransferase family protein — protein MDDVTGTAPPDVPAGRVLGVVLAAGAGTRYGMPKILAHDGQWLERAVAALRDGGCSEVTVAMGAAVVEPPAGAETLIVEDWADGVGATVAAALRWAMARPDAAGLTVHVVDTPATGADVVARVLGAASGDRALLARAVFDGSPGHPVYIGADHFGPALRVVDGDVGAQVYLRSRAVTRVECGDLAPGVDIDERP, from the coding sequence ATGGACGACGTCACCGGGACAGCGCCCCCGGACGTCCCCGCGGGACGGGTGCTCGGTGTGGTACTCGCCGCCGGAGCCGGGACCAGGTACGGGATGCCGAAGATCCTCGCGCACGACGGCCAGTGGCTCGAGCGGGCGGTCGCGGCGTTGCGCGACGGCGGTTGCTCCGAGGTGACGGTCGCCATGGGCGCCGCGGTCGTCGAACCACCGGCCGGTGCCGAGACGCTGATCGTCGAGGACTGGGCCGACGGCGTCGGCGCCACGGTGGCGGCGGCCCTGCGGTGGGCGATGGCACGACCGGACGCGGCGGGGCTGACGGTGCACGTGGTCGACACCCCGGCCACGGGCGCCGACGTCGTAGCCCGCGTCCTGGGCGCGGCATCGGGTGACCGCGCACTTCTCGCGCGAGCGGTCTTCGACGGCAGTCCGGGGCACCCGGTGTACATCGGTGCCGACCATTTCGGACCGGCTCTGCGTGTGGTCGATGGTGACGTGGGTGCTCAGGTGTATCTCCGGTCCCGGGCGGTGACCCGCGTCGAGTGCGGGGATCTGGCGCCCGGCGTGGACATCGACGAGCGGCCCTGA
- a CDS encoding xanthine dehydrogenase family protein molybdopterin-binding subunit has translation MTAIGTSHARIDGADKVRGTAPYAYEHLTEAAYLWPITATIARGRITGFDTAAAESTPGVLYVLTPENAPELADTSSGDLTILQSPEIAYRGQLIGAVVAESPETAREAASAVTVTYDEDAHDTEFRVDHPDSYRPEQVNGGFEPTSQDGDPDRILDEAASTTGGDTVTVDQWYSTPEEHNNPMEPHTVVATWDADAAVLTLYDSTQSTQGVVSSLAPVLGLEPEQMRVMAPHVGGGFGSKGSPHSHDVLAAMAAMRLPGRPVKFAVTRQHMFVYVGHRAPTRSRLRLAADRDGHITAMVHEAFTHSAHAGEFAEQAAVTSRSMYSADHRRTDHHVVPLDVPVPFWMRAPGEAPGMFAGEVAMDELAHALDLDPIELRVRNEPPEDPETGNPWSSRRLLDCLREGAGRFGWERRVAEPAARRNGRQLVGLGVASSTYPHMVQPGNAASITHRDGRYTVRIAATDIGTGAWTTLKIIAADALDVPTDVVDIEIGDSALPSATVAGGSSGTSSWGSAIVTAAHQFRARFGDDPPPDAELSAEAADNPDLEKFTVASFGAHFVEVGVDIDTGEIRIPRMLGVFSIGRAINPRTVRSQLIGGMTFGISMALHEESVRDHRFGHVVTQDLAEYHIPVHADIADVDAICLDDRDEHATPMGSRGAGEIGIVGSAAAVVNAIYNATGVRVRDLPAHLDDLLGGLPYQ, from the coding sequence ATGACCGCGATCGGTACCTCCCACGCCCGCATCGACGGCGCCGACAAGGTGCGCGGCACTGCGCCGTATGCCTACGAGCACCTCACCGAGGCCGCGTACCTGTGGCCGATCACCGCGACCATCGCGCGCGGACGCATCACCGGATTCGACACGGCCGCAGCCGAATCGACGCCCGGTGTGCTGTACGTACTCACACCCGAGAATGCACCGGAACTGGCCGACACCTCCAGCGGCGACCTCACGATCCTGCAGTCGCCCGAAATCGCCTACCGCGGGCAGCTGATCGGCGCCGTCGTCGCGGAGAGTCCCGAGACGGCACGCGAAGCCGCCTCGGCGGTGACCGTCACCTACGACGAGGACGCCCACGACACCGAGTTCCGCGTCGATCACCCCGACAGCTACCGGCCCGAACAGGTCAACGGCGGGTTCGAGCCCACCTCACAGGACGGCGACCCCGATCGAATCCTGGACGAAGCGGCCAGTACCACCGGCGGGGACACGGTCACGGTCGACCAGTGGTACTCCACCCCGGAGGAGCACAACAACCCGATGGAGCCGCACACCGTGGTGGCCACCTGGGATGCGGATGCCGCTGTCCTCACGCTCTACGACTCGACCCAGTCGACCCAGGGCGTGGTGTCCTCGCTGGCGCCGGTGCTGGGTCTCGAACCCGAGCAGATGAGGGTGATGGCGCCGCACGTCGGCGGTGGATTCGGGTCGAAGGGCTCGCCGCACTCGCACGACGTGCTCGCGGCCATGGCGGCCATGCGCCTGCCCGGTCGTCCGGTGAAGTTCGCGGTGACCCGGCAGCACATGTTCGTCTACGTCGGACACCGCGCGCCCACCCGATCCCGTCTGCGGCTGGCCGCCGATCGGGACGGCCACATCACCGCGATGGTGCACGAGGCATTCACCCACAGCGCACACGCCGGGGAGTTCGCCGAGCAGGCCGCGGTCACCTCACGATCGATGTACTCGGCCGACCATCGGCGGACCGATCACCACGTCGTCCCCCTCGATGTCCCGGTCCCGTTCTGGATGCGTGCGCCCGGCGAGGCTCCGGGGATGTTCGCCGGCGAGGTCGCCATGGACGAACTTGCACATGCCCTCGACCTCGATCCGATCGAGTTGCGTGTGCGCAACGAACCGCCCGAGGACCCCGAGACGGGCAACCCGTGGTCGTCGCGGCGGCTGCTCGACTGTCTCCGCGAGGGGGCCGGACGATTCGGCTGGGAGCGGCGTGTGGCGGAGCCGGCGGCCCGCCGGAACGGTCGGCAGCTGGTCGGCCTGGGGGTCGCGTCGTCGACCTATCCCCACATGGTGCAGCCGGGCAACGCGGCGTCGATCACCCATCGCGACGGCCGGTACACGGTCCGGATCGCCGCCACCGACATCGGCACCGGTGCGTGGACGACCCTGAAGATCATCGCCGCCGACGCGCTCGACGTACCCACCGACGTCGTCGACATCGAGATCGGCGACAGCGCGCTGCCCAGCGCGACCGTCGCCGGCGGTTCGTCGGGCACCTCGTCCTGGGGATCGGCCATCGTCACCGCCGCGCATCAGTTCCGTGCACGTTTCGGCGACGATCCGCCTCCGGACGCCGAACTCAGCGCGGAGGCGGCGGACAACCCCGATCTCGAGAAGTTCACCGTGGCCTCGTTCGGCGCGCACTTCGTCGAGGTCGGCGTCGACATCGACACCGGGGAGATCCGCATCCCGCGCATGCTCGGGGTGTTCTCCATCGGCCGCGCCATCAACCCGCGCACCGTCCGTTCGCAACTCATCGGCGGCATGACCTTCGGTATCTCGATGGCGTTGCATGAGGAGAGCGTCCGCGATCACCGGTTCGGACACGTGGTCACGCAGGATCTCGCCGAGTACCACATTCCCGTGCACGCCGACATCGCCGACGTCGACGCGATCTGCCTCGACGACCGCGACGAGCACGCCACCCCGATGGGTTCGCGCGGTGCGGGCGAGATCGGGATCGTCGGCAGTGCCGCCGCGGTGGTCAACGCGATCTACAACGCCACCGGGGTACGGGTCCGGGACCTGCCGGCGCACCTCGACGATCTGCTCGGCGGACTGCCTTACCAGTAG
- a CDS encoding FAD binding domain-containing protein, whose product MIPFTYERATDVPAAVDFLRDHDGAKLIAGGTNLVDHMKLGVADPPALLDISRLPLDDITERPDGSLRLGATARNADTAAHPLVRRRYPVLARALLSGASPQLRNLATNAGNLLQRTRCVYFQDVTTPCNKRTPGSGCSAVGGYTRYHAILGASETCVATHPSDMAVALTALDARIVVQGPDGERVVDIGDFYRLPGEHPERDTILEPHDVIVAIDVPPPLPDSSSTYRKVRDRASYAFALVSVGAEVSMDGDAIGATRIAFGGVAHKPWRAARAEEVLRGQRPSTELFAAAADAELGEARALEGNEFKVPLARRTLIATLRELSTR is encoded by the coding sequence ATGATCCCGTTCACCTACGAGCGTGCGACCGACGTCCCCGCCGCCGTGGACTTCCTGCGGGATCACGACGGCGCGAAGCTGATCGCCGGCGGCACCAACCTGGTCGACCACATGAAGCTGGGCGTCGCCGACCCGCCGGCGCTGCTCGACATCTCCCGCCTGCCGCTCGACGACATCACCGAACGCCCCGACGGCTCGCTCCGGCTCGGCGCCACCGCCCGCAACGCCGACACCGCCGCCCATCCCCTCGTCCGGCGCCGCTACCCCGTCCTGGCCCGCGCCCTGCTCTCGGGCGCCTCGCCGCAGTTGCGCAACCTCGCGACCAATGCGGGAAACCTGTTGCAGCGCACCAGATGCGTCTACTTCCAGGACGTCACGACCCCGTGCAACAAGCGGACGCCGGGCTCGGGCTGCTCGGCCGTCGGCGGATACACGCGGTATCACGCCATCCTGGGTGCATCCGAGACCTGCGTCGCGACCCACCCCTCCGACATGGCGGTGGCCCTCACCGCCCTCGACGCGCGCATCGTCGTGCAAGGCCCCGACGGCGAGCGCGTGGTGGACATCGGTGACTTCTACCGGCTCCCGGGTGAGCATCCCGAGCGCGACACGATTCTCGAGCCGCACGATGTCATCGTGGCCATCGACGTGCCACCGCCCCTGCCGGACTCGTCGTCGACCTACCGCAAGGTGCGCGACCGTGCGTCGTACGCCTTCGCGCTCGTGTCCGTCGGGGCCGAGGTGAGCATGGACGGTGACGCCATCGGCGCAACGCGGATCGCGTTCGGCGGTGTCGCGCACAAGCCCTGGCGGGCCGCGCGGGCCGAAGAGGTGCTGCGTGGTCAGCGACCGTCGACCGAATTGTTCGCCGCGGCAGCCGATGCCGAACTCGGCGAGGCCCGTGCACTCGAGGGCAACGAGTTCAAGGTGCCCCTCGCCCGCCGCACCCTGATCGCCACCCTGCGGGAGCTGAGCACTCGATGA
- a CDS encoding 2Fe-2S iron-sulfur cluster-binding protein yields the protein MEAKVSLTVNGAEHDVVVDTRTTLLDGLRDRLGIFSPKKGCDHGQCGSCTVLVDGRRIVSCLSFAVSYEGSDIVTAEGLGDGDELHDMQQAFIDEDAFQCGYCTPGQLCSAIGMLDEAKQGYPSHVTEDLDPSSSGDASPLADDEIRERMSGNLCRCAAYPNILAAIRQAADR from the coding sequence GTGGAAGCCAAAGTCTCCTTGACCGTGAACGGTGCCGAACACGACGTCGTCGTGGACACGCGAACAACACTGCTCGACGGTCTGCGTGACCGGCTGGGCATCTTCTCGCCCAAGAAGGGATGCGATCACGGCCAGTGCGGTTCGTGCACCGTTCTGGTCGACGGCAGGCGCATCGTCAGTTGCCTGTCCTTCGCCGTCTCCTACGAAGGCAGCGACATCGTCACCGCCGAGGGCCTGGGCGACGGTGACGAGCTACACGACATGCAGCAGGCGTTCATCGACGAGGACGCCTTCCAGTGCGGCTACTGCACCCCCGGCCAGTTGTGCTCGGCCATCGGGATGCTCGACGAGGCGAAACAGGGGTATCCCAGCCACGTCACCGAGGACCTCGACCCGTCGTCGAGCGGCGACGCGAGTCCGCTGGCCGACGACGAGATCCGGGAACGGATGAGCGGCAACCTCTGCCGATGCGCGGCGTACCCGAACATCCTCGCGGCGATCCGACAGGCGGCCGATCGATGA
- a CDS encoding NAD(P)/FAD-dependent oxidoreductase codes for MAPSRPRVVVIGAGFAGMHCARRLKNEPVDVTIVDRGTSHLFQPLLYQCATGLLSEGAISSPVRHLTRRHKNLDVVLGEASAIDVEGHELTVDRIDGSSFRLGYDYLVVGAGMRTAYRGNETFAEFAPGMKTLDDALSIRRKIMAAFEMAETITDPEEQRSWLTFAVAGGGPTGVELAGQIREVATLALEREFDAIDPAQARVLLLHGGDRVLPSFSTRLSASAQRTLDNLGVETHLGVHVTGVGEDHVETTRKADGTKNVYPARTTLWTTGVEAVPFATTLARSLGVEQDHGGRIPVEDDLSVPGHPDIFVCGDMSSYRDLPGVAEVAMQGGRHAGAVIAETVAGQQERSPFRYRDLGTAAYIARRHAIVQSGPLQLSGFLGWVAWGVIHIAFLAGVRNRMGTVMTWGATLLTDTRRERAITYGSPETARQPYRQ; via the coding sequence ATGGCCCCCTCGAGACCCAGAGTTGTTGTGATCGGTGCCGGATTCGCGGGTATGCACTGCGCCCGCAGGCTCAAGAACGAGCCGGTCGACGTCACCATCGTCGACCGCGGGACCAGCCATCTGTTCCAGCCGCTGCTGTACCAGTGCGCCACCGGTCTGTTGTCCGAGGGCGCGATCTCCAGCCCGGTTCGGCATCTGACCCGTCGGCACAAGAACCTCGACGTCGTCCTCGGCGAGGCGTCGGCCATCGACGTCGAGGGTCACGAGCTGACGGTCGACCGCATCGACGGGTCGTCGTTCCGTCTCGGCTACGACTACCTCGTGGTCGGCGCCGGCATGCGCACCGCCTACCGCGGCAACGAGACGTTCGCGGAGTTCGCGCCCGGGATGAAGACGCTCGATGACGCGCTGTCGATCCGCCGCAAGATCATGGCCGCGTTCGAGATGGCCGAGACGATCACCGACCCGGAGGAGCAGCGGTCCTGGCTCACCTTCGCGGTGGCGGGCGGCGGCCCGACCGGCGTCGAGCTCGCCGGACAGATCCGGGAGGTCGCGACCCTGGCGCTCGAGCGCGAGTTCGACGCGATCGATCCGGCGCAGGCGCGGGTGCTGCTGCTCCACGGCGGCGACCGCGTGCTGCCGTCGTTCTCGACGCGGCTCTCGGCCAGCGCCCAGCGCACGCTCGACAACCTCGGCGTCGAGACCCACCTCGGCGTGCACGTCACCGGGGTCGGAGAGGACCACGTCGAGACGACCCGCAAGGCCGACGGGACCAAGAACGTCTACCCGGCGCGCACGACGCTGTGGACGACGGGCGTCGAGGCCGTCCCCTTCGCCACCACACTCGCACGGTCGCTGGGTGTCGAACAGGACCACGGCGGGCGGATACCGGTCGAGGACGATCTCTCGGTCCCGGGCCATCCCGACATCTTCGTCTGCGGCGACATGAGTTCCTACCGAGACCTGCCCGGGGTCGCCGAGGTGGCGATGCAGGGCGGCCGGCACGCCGGGGCGGTGATCGCGGAAACCGTTGCAGGGCAACAGGAAAGAAGTCCGTTCAGATACCGCGATCTGGGTACCGCGGCCTACATCGCCCGCCGCCACGCGATCGTCCAGTCCGGCCCGCTCCAGCTGTCGGGGTTCCTCGGCTGGGTGGCCTGGGGCGTCATCCACATCGCCTTCCTGGCGGGTGTCCGCAACCGGATGGGGACCGTCATGACGTGGGGCGCAACGCTGCTCACCGACACTCGGCGGGAGCGCGCCATCACCTACGGCAGCCCGGAGACGGCGAGGCAGCCCTACCGGCAGTGA
- a CDS encoding nitronate monooxygenase gives MHTPICDELGIEFPIFAFTHCRDVVVAVSKAGGFGVLGAVGFTPEELEIELNWIDEHIGDRPYGVDIVIPNKYEGMDSNMSGEELTKMLQSMVPAETLDFGRKLLRDHGVPLNEDSDNSLQLLGWTEATATPQVEIALQHPKVTLIANALGTPPADMIEKIQSAGRKVAALCGSPKQARKHADAGVDIIIAQGGEGGGHCGEVGSIVLWPQVVKEVAPVPVLAAGGIGSGEQIAAALALGAQGAWTGSQWLMVEEAENTPVQQQTYIDASSRDTVRSRSFTGKPCRMLRNDWTEAWEDPKNPDPLGMPLQYMVSGMAVAATHKYPDESIDVAFNPVGQVVGQFRKVEKTSAVIERWVTEYIDATSSLDSFANANA, from the coding sequence ATGCACACCCCGATCTGCGACGAGCTCGGTATCGAGTTCCCGATCTTCGCGTTCACCCACTGCCGGGACGTGGTGGTCGCGGTGAGCAAGGCGGGCGGTTTCGGAGTGCTCGGCGCGGTTGGCTTCACCCCCGAGGAGCTCGAGATCGAGCTCAACTGGATCGACGAGCACATCGGCGACCGTCCCTACGGCGTCGACATCGTCATCCCGAACAAGTACGAGGGCATGGACTCGAACATGTCGGGCGAGGAACTCACCAAGATGTTGCAGTCGATGGTGCCGGCGGAGACCCTCGACTTCGGACGCAAGCTCCTGCGTGACCACGGCGTGCCGCTCAACGAGGACAGTGACAACTCCCTGCAGCTTCTCGGTTGGACCGAGGCCACTGCCACGCCGCAGGTCGAGATCGCGCTCCAGCACCCCAAGGTCACCCTGATCGCGAACGCCCTCGGGACGCCACCCGCCGACATGATCGAGAAGATCCAGTCCGCCGGCCGCAAGGTCGCCGCGCTGTGCGGATCGCCGAAGCAGGCCCGCAAGCACGCCGATGCGGGTGTCGACATCATCATCGCCCAGGGCGGCGAGGGCGGCGGTCACTGCGGCGAGGTCGGCTCCATCGTGCTCTGGCCGCAGGTCGTCAAAGAGGTTGCGCCGGTTCCGGTTCTGGCCGCCGGTGGCATCGGCAGCGGTGAGCAGATCGCGGCGGCGCTGGCCCTCGGGGCGCAGGGCGCGTGGACCGGATCGCAGTGGCTGATGGTCGAGGAGGCCGAGAACACCCCGGTCCAGCAGCAGACCTACATCGACGCCTCCAGCCGGGACACCGTACGGAGCCGATCGTTCACCGGCAAGCCGTGCCGCATGCTGCGCAACGACTGGACCGAGGCCTGGGAGGATCCGAAGAATCCCGATCCGCTGGGGATGCCGTTGCAGTACATGGTCTCCGGGATGGCGGTGGCCGCGACGCACAAGTACCCCGACGAGAGCATCGACGTCGCCTTCAACCCGGTCGGGCAGGTGGTCGGGCAGTTCCGCAAGGTCGAGAAGACCTCTGCGGTGATCGAGCGGTGGGTGACCGAGTACATCGACGCCACGAGCAGCCTGGACTCGTTCGCCAACGCGAACGCCTAG
- a CDS encoding PAS domain S-box protein, with amino-acid sequence MFPARRDFEQMILHTGTGILIHEASSKNILWANPAACRIFGFTLEELKPLKAHHMSAQERQYRREVGVAWLQSAVVHGSSRKQWKYRAKDGTEFLTDARATLVRCEDGPVVMVEFRNISDEVELQEELTWVSESLQRIMTHTSAGIVVLDDENCIDDISPLAAKLFGRTPAELSGVHLEDLGRCEPRLTSDPVIERLTDGAGSVEIQQEIIKDDGSTVWLAGELEIVAHDGISSRVLTVRDVTDRVEWERRNAYQEANLQYLSRYHAMGDMAMILAHELGQPLAASTNYLSGLKARVSADTVDARSLAYGIDQIEKQLHRAADIVASVRRYVRRIESTSTLMDLNETVEESLYFVRLRAAEQGVRVYAEIPDRDLPIQGENVLIGQVIINLCVNALDEIVRPTTEVKELTIQTGESDGLASVWIRDQGRGMTGAPTDRLASGAFSSKQDGSGIGLIISEHIVERHGGTIRYLPNEPSGTTVQVTLPLATIAEDGAGHSPAPASPFPSR; translated from the coding sequence ATGTTCCCCGCGCGTCGGGACTTCGAGCAGATGATCCTGCACACCGGCACCGGCATCCTCATCCACGAGGCGAGTTCGAAGAACATCCTGTGGGCCAACCCGGCCGCCTGCCGCATCTTCGGGTTCACCCTGGAGGAACTCAAGCCCCTCAAGGCACACCACATGAGCGCCCAGGAGCGTCAGTACCGCCGCGAGGTCGGCGTGGCGTGGCTCCAGTCCGCGGTGGTGCACGGGTCGAGCCGCAAGCAGTGGAAGTACCGCGCCAAGGACGGCACCGAGTTCCTCACCGATGCCCGCGCGACCCTGGTGCGTTGCGAGGACGGGCCGGTCGTGATGGTCGAGTTCCGCAACATCTCCGACGAGGTCGAGTTGCAGGAAGAGCTGACCTGGGTGTCGGAGTCGTTGCAGCGCATCATGACCCACACGTCGGCCGGGATCGTCGTGCTCGACGACGAGAACTGCATCGACGACATCTCCCCACTGGCCGCCAAGCTGTTCGGCCGCACCCCCGCGGAGCTGTCGGGCGTCCATCTGGAAGACCTCGGCCGGTGTGAGCCCCGGCTGACCAGTGACCCTGTCATCGAACGGCTGACGGACGGAGCGGGCTCGGTCGAGATCCAACAGGAGATCATCAAGGACGACGGCAGCACCGTGTGGCTGGCCGGCGAACTCGAGATCGTCGCCCACGACGGCATCTCCTCGCGGGTCCTGACCGTGCGCGACGTGACCGACCGCGTCGAATGGGAACGCCGCAACGCCTACCAGGAGGCCAACCTCCAATATCTGAGCCGTTACCACGCGATGGGTGACATGGCGATGATCCTCGCCCACGAGCTCGGTCAACCGCTCGCGGCGTCGACCAACTACCTGAGCGGGCTCAAGGCCCGCGTCTCCGCCGACACCGTCGACGCCCGCAGCCTCGCCTACGGCATCGACCAGATCGAGAAGCAACTCCACCGCGCCGCCGACATCGTGGCCTCCGTCCGCCGCTACGTACGACGCATCGAGAGCACCTCGACGCTCATGGATCTCAACGAGACCGTCGAGGAGAGCCTGTACTTCGTGCGACTACGCGCGGCCGAGCAGGGCGTACGCGTGTACGCCGAGATCCCCGACCGCGACCTGCCGATCCAGGGCGAGAACGTGCTCATCGGACAGGTCATCATCAACCTGTGCGTCAACGCACTCGACGAGATCGTCCGTCCGACAACCGAGGTGAAGGAACTGACGATCCAGACCGGCGAGTCCGACGGACTGGCCTCGGTGTGGATCCGTGACCAGGGACGCGGCATGACGGGCGCGCCCACCGATCGCCTCGCCTCCGGCGCGTTCTCGTCCAAGCAGGACGGTTCCGGAATCGGGCTCATCATCTCCGAGCACATCGTCGAGCGCCACGGCGGGACGATCCGGTACCTGCCGAACGAACCGTCGGGCACCACCGTCCAGGTGACTCTCCCCCTCGCGACGATCGCCGAGGACGGCGCCGGCCACTCCCCGGCTCCCGCGTCGCCGTTTCCGTCCCGCTGA
- a CDS encoding acyl-CoA dehydrogenase family protein, with protein sequence MMTAESLTERVCAEPAGAARDAAFDHALDVLRDRRDEFNSQRYVPADFIALLKRAGMYRASTPAAFGGEPMAPSDFMSLVERISAVDPATGWVSSFGSSLVYFAALPAETQQKIYAHGPDVAYAGGLFPMQEAQRVDGGYLCSGVWQFASGCRGADLLGIGLAGGPETGGKPLTALVDPAEVEIVDNWDVAGMKATGSHAIRADRVFVPEEMTFVRGGAPQIDEPLTRYPALAYAAQVLAVVTLGAARGALDYAIEVGAARTSITGGASKGNRPAYKSGLAVAEAELRSARAFFYDSTDRVWAKAVAGQHISTDDQALLRLSATHAAHVGRSVVLQVFDLAGTGAIYETHPLQRFLQDALVPAQHAMLQTNTYEAAGALLLGLEAGIPSFP encoded by the coding sequence ATGATGACCGCGGAGAGCCTGACCGAACGGGTGTGTGCGGAACCGGCGGGGGCGGCGCGCGACGCCGCGTTCGACCACGCGCTCGACGTGCTCCGGGATCGTCGGGACGAGTTCAACTCGCAGCGCTACGTGCCCGCCGACTTCATCGCGTTGCTGAAGCGTGCCGGCATGTACCGGGCCTCGACGCCGGCGGCGTTCGGAGGCGAGCCGATGGCACCGTCGGATTTCATGTCGCTGGTCGAACGCATCTCCGCCGTCGACCCCGCCACCGGGTGGGTGTCCAGTTTCGGATCGTCGCTGGTGTACTTCGCCGCGCTGCCGGCCGAGACCCAGCAGAAGATCTACGCGCACGGTCCCGATGTCGCCTACGCGGGCGGGCTGTTCCCCATGCAGGAGGCGCAGCGGGTCGACGGCGGCTACCTGTGCTCGGGGGTCTGGCAGTTCGCCAGCGGATGTCGCGGCGCCGACCTCCTCGGGATCGGTCTGGCCGGCGGACCCGAGACCGGCGGCAAACCGCTGACGGCGCTGGTCGATCCGGCCGAGGTGGAGATCGTCGACAACTGGGATGTCGCCGGGATGAAGGCGACCGGTTCCCATGCCATCCGCGCCGACCGCGTGTTCGTGCCCGAGGAGATGACCTTCGTGCGGGGCGGCGCACCGCAGATCGACGAACCGCTGACCCGGTACCCGGCGCTGGCCTACGCCGCGCAGGTGCTGGCGGTGGTGACCCTCGGCGCGGCCCGGGGCGCGCTCGACTACGCGATCGAGGTCGGTGCGGCGCGGACCTCGATCACCGGGGGTGCCAGCAAGGGCAACCGGCCGGCGTACAAGAGCGGCCTGGCGGTCGCCGAGGCCGAATTGCGTTCGGCGCGTGCGTTCTTCTACGACAGCACCGACCGGGTGTGGGCCAAGGCCGTCGCGGGACAGCACATCTCGACCGACGATCAGGCCCTGTTGCGGTTGAGTGCCACCCACGCCGCACACGTCGGGCGCAGCGTCGTGCTGCAGGTGTTCGACCTCGCCGGCACCGGGGCCATCTACGAGACCCATCCGCTGCAGCGGTTCCTGCAGGACGCGTTGGTGCCCGCGCAGCACGCGATGTTGCAGACCAACACCTACGAGGCCGCCGGTGCTCTGCTTCTCGGCCTCGAGGCCGGAATCCCCAGCTTTCCCTGA